Below is a genomic region from Triticum dicoccoides isolate Atlit2015 ecotype Zavitan chromosome 5A, WEW_v2.0, whole genome shotgun sequence.
GATACTCCGCGAAGGCGATATTGCGATAGTGAACAGTCTCCACATCGTATCCTCATGCAAGGAAGGCGATAACAACAGCACGGGCATTACACCACAGGAAGCAAAATCAGACGAGAACAATGTGCAGCAGCATGCAGAGAAGCCACCTCCGGTATGGGATTGCAGCGTTTGCCAAGTTACGTGTAACCGCGAATCGGATTTGGTGTTCCACCTGAACAGTAAAAGGCACTTAAAGAAGTTTCGGGCCCTACTCGAAGGAAGCAATAATAAGGCAATGAATTCTGACTCACAGACAGCAAACTTGAACCAGGACAGTGTGCCTCAGCATGCGGAGAAAACAAATTGCGAACTAAACTGGGAGAGCTACCACAGACTCGGAGACAAGAAACACCAACTCAATGTTCAGGCCCTTGGCGAAGCAATCAACCAAGATAAAAACAGTCCGGCAGAAAAGGACCAGATGCTGTCCTCGGAATGGGACTGCGCGATGTGCCAGGCCAAATGTAACTCTAAAGTTCAACTTGAGCATCACTGCACAGGCAGAAAGCATCAGCAGAAGACCCAGGCTGTACTTGGCGAAGGTGATATTGCGGAAATAAGCAGTAGCAATGATATGGCGAAGAACGTTGTGTCACGGGACGCAAAGTCGCGTGAAAGAAATGTGCCACAGCATGTGGAGAAGCCACCTTTAGTAGGTTGCAGCATTTGCCAAGTTATCTGTGGCCGTGAATCAGATCTAGAGATCCACCTGAAGGCTAAAAGGCACTTAAAGAAGATTCGAGCTCTATTTGAAGAAAGCCAGAAGGCAATCAACTCAGAGTCTCTGAAAGCAAACTTGAACCGGGACAGCGGGCCGCTACAAGTGGGGAAAATGGACTGTGACCTAGACTCGGAGAACCACCTTAGAGATGAAAGACACCAACTGAATGTTCTGACCCTTTGCGAAACAATCAACCAAGAGGAAAACAGTCCACCAGAAATTTCCAAAGACCAAACACCATCCTCGGAATGGGATTGCGCTGCGTGCCAGGTCAAATGTATCTCTAGAGCCCATTTTGAGAATCACTGCATAAGCAGAAAGCATCAACAGAGGACCCAGGTGATGCTCAGCGAAGGTGATATTGCGATGGTGAACAGTCTCCGCATGGGAGCATCATGCAAAGGCAGTAACAATGTGTCACAGGATGCAAAATCGCATGAGAGCAATGCACCAGAGCATGAGTCACCTCCAATAAAGAGTTGCAGCATTTGCCAAGGTATCTGTAACTGCGAATCGGATTTGGATATCCACCTGATGAGTAAAAGGATCCAAGTTGTCACAGAAGAATGCAAGAACACGGCAATGAGTTCTGAGTTACAGAAAGCAAAGTTGAATTCAAGCGACGTGCCACAACATGTAGAGGAAACGAGTTGCCAGTTAAACTGGGAGAGCTACTCCAGACGCGGAGACGAGAGTCTCCAACTGGTGGATGATCAGGCCCTTTGCGAAAAAATCAACCAAGATAAAAACAATCCACCAGAGATTGCCAAGGACCAAATACCGTCCTCGGAATGGGATTGCGCTACATGCCAGGCCAAATGTAACTCTAAGGCTCAATTTGAGAATCACTGCATGAGCAGAAAGCATCAAAGGAAGGTTCAGGTGATGCTCGCCAGAGGCGATTTGTCGTAAAAAGGTAGTGTCGAGACCGCAGATGAACTAGCTTCAGATCAGATGGCTCGAATGGcaaggatgaacttcctttggatgGCTCAAGTAGCAAGAATGAACTGCCTTGGGAGAAAGTGGAGGAGAACCTTTGAGAGGTCTGCGATCTGCAGTGCAACATCGGTGGAACACTGGAACATCGCCGTGTCCGAAGCTAGGGCTGTGTTCGTGTATGCAGGTGTATGGTTGTTAGGGGAAGTTGCAAACATGATGTATGTATATTCATTCGAATTATGTGATGGCATTGCAAGAATCTAATGTCGTCCATTTCAGGACAAACTGCTGACTGGTTTACTGTTTTAGGAGTAATTTTCAATGATTCATGCCATGTGATAATCAGTATACATACTGTACGGTCCAGCAGTTTGCTATGTCTTTACTGAGATTAGAAGATTACCCAGGACCTCCCAGTAGGAAGAAAGGTTTATTTGCTCTGCACGTCTAAAATGCTACtaactctgtttctaaatatataaGACGTTTTGTCAGTTTAGATTGAACTGTCAAGACGTCTAGGAACAGAAGATTGTAAGGCTCACAAGCAAATGTGGATCTGCTCATTAACATGCACTGCAATGAAGGATACACCTGGCAGTTGGCACGCTCCTGAATATTCACAGAAATATGAGGATGGCTAAAACTATCATCTAGTTTACGTTTTAAGATCATTACTGTATTGAAAGGATTCTCTAATAAGCAAACTACACAATTGATCTGAACTAATAAACAGAAACATTGCTTCTAAATCATCCATAACACGCATCAAAAGAAAAAGCATAGGCAAAGAACCGTAACTCGAAATCCAGGCTGGATGTTTCGTAACATTGTAATAGGATCGAACTTGTCTAAGTGTGTCAAACTATCTCAGTCCATGCCTCTACAGAGCATGAACTGTAAACATGAAGCATGAGTATCCTTATATCAATTGTTCATTTACAGAGCACCAGGCAATATTTGACGAAACCAGGCAGGGGTGCAGTCAACCACCAGAGAAGGATGCCATGCCATACCCATTTCTACGGCGGGACTAGACCTGCAAGGCTACCCGGTCTTGCCATGCGGCTGCCCTCTTATCATCACTGGCCGGGGAATTTTCTGTATCCCTATAAACTGATAACTTGATATTGGAGGTCATCATATCTTCATCTACACCAGCCTGATCATGCTTCCCAGGTTCTGGATGGTCCTGGTACCCCTGGAAACCGGCTCCCTCAGCATTCTGCAGGTAAAGAGAAATCCAGATTGTCAGAAAATGCAATTCGGCGGGTAAAGAGGCAGCAAAAATGTCAGATGTAAGATATTCACATTACAGCTACAGTCTGACTGTATGGCATTTCAAAACATACCATTGCAGAATCATGATTCaagtccacatttgtgttcttgctaGTGGACGGCCCTTCATTGATCCCCAGAGGGGATGGGATTTGCTTAGCTTTCTTCTTCTTTAGCCTGTGATGTGTTTGCTCTGAATCATCATTGGCAAACGAACTGTACTTCCTCCGCAAGAATCTGGCAGAAAAACGCAATTCCAAACTTACAATGTCATTGGAAGGGAATAAAACCAGATGATAACAAGTAGTGACAAAGAAGTAATCAAGAAACTGTCTGTCGTACTTGACTTCGGCGAGCAGTCCAAGCTTTCGCTGGTTTATGCGCTCTAGCCTCCTCTTCTTCGCCTCAGTTTCCTGCATCAGCCATGCTACCAGTGTCAGCtccgagtccaatcgagaacatatACAGTATCCAAGGCATTAGACCGTACTGGTAGAACTAGACTAATTCATTGACACGGTGAAACCCCTTTGTTACCAAACATTAGCGGTACAATCGAACCCTCAATCCCGAATTTAACAATCCTCCAACTGGACTAGTAAACCAGCAATCAGACAGAAAAGCAATCTGCCAGTACAGAAGATCAAACGGCGGCGTGACGCCGCGGGTTGTGACGCCGACAAACAAGGCCACGGATACAATGTAGTGTATTATACGATGGACTTGTATACAGGGTAGGAAGAGGTTcgacgagtcggcggcggcggccaacaaCGGCGGAAGGAGAGAGACGGGAGCACCTTGAGCAAATCGTGGTAGTCCCGCGAGAGGGAGTCGAGCCTGTCCCTCCCCCTGCCGCCGCcctgggcgggcggcggcggcggcgccgagggAGGGGGGCGCTTGGTGCCCTTCTTCCTGGGCAGGCGCGGCTCCCCGGCGTCGTCCATGGCGCAGGCGAGACCGAGCACCCAGCGAGGCCGGCCGGCCGGGGGCGGGGAATCCAGGAGGGCGGCNNNNNNNNNNNNNNNNNNNNNNNNNNNNNNNNNNNNNNNNNNNNNNNNNNNNNNNNNNNNNNNNNNNNNNNNNNNNNNNNNNNNNNNNNNNNNNNNNNNNNNNNNNNNNNNNNNNNNNNNNNNNNNNNNNNNNNNNNNNNNNNNNNNNNNNNNNNNNNNNNNNNNNNNNNNNNNNNNNNNNNNNNNNNNNNNNNNNNNNNNNNNNNNNNNNNNNNNNNNNNNNNNNNNNNNNNNNNNNNNNNNNNNNNNNNNNNNNNNNNNNNNNNNNNNNNNNNNNNNNNNNNNNNNNNNNNNNNNNNNNNNNNNNNNNNNNNNNNNNNNGGCGGCGGAGGGGTGGGTGGGGGGAAAGGTAGATAGATCCGGACGGGGAAGGGAGGGGAACCGAGAGCGGGGCCGCGTGGAGTCGGGACTCAGGCAGGCCACGGGAACGGGAGGGAGGTGAgggttggggagggggagggggcggggggacGTCCATCTTCATCTATCCGGTGCGGTGCGTGCGTGGGCGCGTGAGCGCGAGCGTGACCGAGAGAGACAACCGACGAAGGTAGGGAGGGAGGGCGGACGGCTGGTGCTGGGTTTGGGGCTGCGGCTGGGCTCCCAGCGGTGGAGTTGGAGTTGCAACTTGCAACTTCCACCGCAGCGTGAGCGGGGCGAGAGGTGCAGCTTCCCTCCATGAAGTTCCAGTTTCCCCTCTGGCTTCCCGGTATCCTGGGGCCGGGGATTGTTGTCCTCGGTCCCCTCCACGATACTGTTCTTGGCCTTTTCTTTGCCTCCGCGagttcaactgctcttcctatatGGCTATAAATACTATAATATTTTTTTAATACGAACTGAaacgagtgaacaaacacactaaaacatgtctGTATACATCTGATTTTGAAAGAAGTTAACAACATCTTATAATCACTCGCAAAAAAGAAAAACATCTTATAATTCAAAACGAAACAGAGAAAATACTACTCTCTCTGTCCTAAAATAATTTAGTACAAAGTTAAGTCACTTGTTTTGGGATAGAGTGagtatatttttgcaaaaaaacacATATATCTTTATAAAAACCGAAAAAGATAAAATCCGAACCACCTGAAAACCGCAAAAATCCGAACGACGTTGTTGCCGTCCTTTTTGAATCTGACGCCCGAATGCGCTGGCGTGGTTAGTTCACGATGAACCGTGTGTTCTCGTGTGCGCGTAGCCGTCGCGCCGTGCGTCTCTAACTGACTTGTGCGGGTCCTTGTCGCACCGCACACTTCGCCCAATAGCGCACGATCTCCACATCCCTCTTTTCTCCGCCCGCATTCACCCCCTCTCTTCAGTTTCGCGACCGTGGGCAACTCAACATTGCTATGCCTCGCCTCTCAATCTCTCCTCCATCCGCGGCGATTCGGGCAGAAGCACGTTCTGGTTTTGCGGTGGACGGCGGTTGTTTGCCGGTGAGGTTCCTTCCCCATTCCCCTGTTTTGCGCAATGCTTTCCCTCCCTCCGTTCCGCAGCGGATCTGCATTGTTGTGCTCCTCGTATCGGCCGATAGTGTAAGGTCATTCAGCGGCAACGTTAGGATTGTGTGGATGGCTGCTAGCAGATCAAGTACGGGATGTGATTGATTCATGCGGATTTGGTTAGCGGGTGGGTGGTGTTGTTGTTTTGTGGCGGTTCCCCGTCGTTTTTTGTGAGTTGTTGATTTTTGTAGATTTAATTTGGGGGTGCATTTCGGATTTGTTATGTGTGGTCCACGGATTTCATTTTGGCATGTGGTTTGGAATCTGCAGTAGGTGGTTTTTTAGAGTTTGAA
It encodes:
- the LOC119301692 gene encoding uncharacterized protein LOC119301692; this encodes MDDAGEPRLPRKKGTKRPPPSAPPPPPAQGGGRGRDRLDSLSRDYHDLLKETEAKKRRLERINQRKLGLLAEVKFLRRKYSSFANDDSEQTHHRLKKKKAKQIPSPLGINEGPSTSKNTNVDLNHDSAMNAEGAGFQGYQDHPEPGKHDQAGVDEDMMTSNIKLSVYRDTENSPASDDKRAAAWQDRVALQV